One Xyrauchen texanus isolate HMW12.3.18 chromosome 2, RBS_HiC_50CHRs, whole genome shotgun sequence genomic window carries:
- the LOC127653247 gene encoding myozenin-2-like — protein sequence MSQHSLMSTQERKMQAAAICREIHATNEPEMDLGRKVSAPKEIMLEELSLASNRGSRLFKMRQKRSEKYTFESIQNEVNIQHSSDAIPPGQNPEMTDILSNANGLGVDQAPKTSNPESIAPGYGGHLNDVPSEKFNSTAMPRSYQSPWGQAIINDPSLVDTLVTCMPEPEPRNEIPKYKSFNRVAIPFGGFGKAPSSPVKPLDVDLGHGIPSPLPKAPVVDPVIKRPTFNRTASGWIADSAPLILPTVLLEPISSMSSTFIPESDEL from the exons ATGTCTCAGCATTCTCTGATGTCAACACAGGAGAGGAAAATGCAGGCGGCTGCCATTTGTAGAGAGATCCATGCCACCAATG AACCAGAGATGGATCTTGGAAGGAAGGTTAGTGCACCAAAGGAAATAATGTTGGAAGAACTTTCCTTAGCCTCAAACAGGGGCTCTCGTCTCTTCAAGATGCGTCAGAAACGCTCAGAGAAATATACCTTTGAAAGTATTCAGAATGAAGTCAACATACAACACAGT AGTGATGCCATTCCTCCAGGTCAAAATCCAGAAATGACAGACATTTTAAGTAATGCAAATGGTCTTGGAGTTGACCAGGCCCCAAAAACATCCAACCCTGAAAGTATTGCCCCAG GTTATGGTGGTCACTTAAATGATGTTCCATCAGAGAAGTTCAACAGTACAGCAATGCCCAGATCCTATCAGTCCCCCTGGGGACAGGCCATCATTAATGACCCTTCTCTAGTCGATACGCTGGTCACTTGTATGCCTGAACCTGAGCCCAGGAATGAGATACCGAAATACAAGAGCTTTAACAG GGTGGCGATTCCATTTGGTGGCTTTGGCAAGGCGCCCAGCAGCCCTGTTAAACCTCTTGATGTGGACCTTGGCCACGGCATTCCCAGTCCCTTACCAAAAGCACCTGTAGTTGACCCCGTGATCAAGCGGCCCACATTCAACCGAACAGCCTCGGGCTGGATTGCTGACAGTGCCCCTCTCATACTTCCTACTGTCCTACTTGAGCCCATATCATCCATGTCTTCCACATTTATACCTGAGTCAGATGAGCTCTGA